The Stygiolobus azoricus genome window below encodes:
- a CDS encoding aldo/keto reductase produces the protein MKELCDKKVSEIGLGTWKMGGGFWTADYSNDDKYIEAISYAISKGINVIDTAEMYGGGHTEELVGKAVLNFQRDDVFIITKVWNNHLKYDDVIKSATNSLKRLNTKYIDLYLIHWPNPSVKLSETLAAMEELVDRGIVRCIGVSNFDLKLLKEAITLTRKYEIVADEIEYSIYNLSPERDIIPFAKKNGIEIIAYSPLGQGRITTENRLYDIAQKYGKTVVQIALAYLKKNAIPIPKSANKKHIDEIAEVLKFDLSDEDANEIRRRVSE, from the coding sequence TTGAAGGAATTATGTGATAAGAAGGTAAGCGAAATTGGTCTAGGTACGTGGAAGATGGGGGGAGGCTTCTGGACTGCCGATTACTCAAACGACGATAAATACATTGAAGCTATTTCCTATGCTATATCAAAGGGAATTAACGTCATAGATACTGCAGAGATGTACGGAGGAGGACATACCGAGGAACTGGTGGGGAAGGCAGTTTTAAACTTTCAAAGGGACGACGTTTTCATAATAACTAAAGTCTGGAACAACCACTTAAAATACGACGACGTAATCAAGTCCGCTACCAATAGCCTTAAACGTCTGAACACTAAATACATCGACCTATACCTCATCCATTGGCCCAACCCTTCAGTTAAGCTCTCAGAAACCCTCGCCGCAATGGAAGAGTTAGTTGATAGGGGAATAGTTAGATGTATAGGAGTGAGTAATTTCGACCTAAAATTACTAAAGGAGGCTATAACGTTAACTAGGAAATACGAGATAGTTGCCGACGAAATAGAATATAGCATATATAACCTCTCCCCAGAAAGAGACATAATACCATTCGCTAAAAAGAACGGTATCGAGATAATAGCTTATTCTCCACTAGGTCAAGGGCGAATAACAACTGAGAACAGATTGTATGACATAGCACAGAAATACGGAAAAACCGTGGTTCAAATAGCATTAGCATATTTGAAGAAAAATGCTATTCCAATACCTAAATCGGCAAACAAAAAACATATTGACGAAATAGCCGAAGTCTTA